A window of Mus pahari unplaced genomic scaffold, PAHARI_EIJ_v1.1 scaffold_12839_1, whole genome shotgun sequence contains these coding sequences:
- the LOC110315637 gene encoding vomeronasal type-1 receptor 2-like, with the protein MLPSDTFFQIFLIFQFCLGVIGNSSLLMLYVYTFLFKPNFKKLIDSVFMHLTIVNMLTITFTLIKDIMLSFGVPHFLDDIGCKAVLFSCRVSRGLSICTTSVLSTSQVITISPSNSKLASWLKPRLSTWIFSSLLCSWFINVVIYGYMLDMVIAKNNKTQVGNGYSDGYCQNKYFGNHNSGSFFSLILTHDLFYVAVMVWASFYMVIFLYRHYKRAQHLHSPSLSSQSSPERKATHSILSLVSCFVLIYCLNNSITLYGFYTKEKIPRLESINSILTTCYPTICPFFLMKNNKVILQFASSFSVLRMTCLQS; encoded by the coding sequence ATGCTTCCAAGTGACACATTCTTCCAGATCTTTCTCATATTCCAGTTTTGTCTTGGTGTGATAGGGAACTCATCACTGTTAATGTTGTATGTATACACTTTTTTATTCAAGCCAAATTTTAAGAAGTTGATTGATTCAGTTTTCATGCACCTGACAATAGTTAATATGCTGACAATTACATTCACATTGATAAAAGATATCATGTTATCCTTTggagtaccacattttctggatgaTATCGGTTGTAAGGCAGTTTTGTTTTCATGCAGAGTCAGCCGGGGTCTGTCCATCTGTACCACCTCTGTTCTAAGCACATCCCAAGTCATCACCATCAGTCCCAGTAACTCTAAGTTGGCCTCCTGGCTTAAGCCTAGACTCTCTACATGGATTTTTTCTTCCTTACTTTGCTCCTGGTTTATTAATGTAGTCATCTATGGGTATATGCTTGACATGGTaatagccaaaaataataaaactcaagtTGGCAATGGATATTCAGATGGTTACTGTCAAAACAAATACTTTGGAAACCACAATTCAGGGTCATTTTTTAGTCTTATCCTCACTCACGATCTCTTCTATGTGGCTGTCATGGTATGGGCCAGCTTCTACATGGTGATTTTTCTCTACAGACACTACAAGAGAGCCCAGCATCTCCACAGTCCAAGCCTTTCCTCTCAGTCATCTCCTGAGCGCAAAGCCACTCACAGCATCCTGTCTCTGGTGAGCTGCTTTGTGTTAATTTATTGCTTGAACAACTCCATCACCCTTTATGGcttttatacaaaagaaaaaattccaagATTGGAGTCAATTAATTCAATTTTAACAACATGCTACCCAACCATCTGTCCTTTTTTCCTCATGAagaataataaagttattttgCAATTTGCTTCTTCATTTTCAGTACTGAGGATGACATGTCTTCAAAGTTGA